One window from the genome of Myxocyprinus asiaticus isolate MX2 ecotype Aquarium Trade chromosome 30, UBuf_Myxa_2, whole genome shotgun sequence encodes:
- the LOC127420913 gene encoding protein disulfide-isomerase A3-like, with the protein MDNSMLRGLLYVLVFCVLGTTARGRKDVLELKDADFDYLAPEHETLLVKFYAPWCGHCKKLAPEFESAATRLKGTVTLAKVDCTANIEICKRYGVTGYPTLKIFRNGQESSSYDGPRSADGIVDYMKKQAGPDSMPLNSDYDLENFINHFDASVVGFFSGRDSSQLAEFLKGASLMRDTFRFAHTTDLQLGHKYDVKYESVLLFRPPRLSSKFEESVVHQRGPMSITGLRRFIRDNIFGLCPHLTKENKDTLRKRDLLTAYYDLDYLLNPKGSNYWRNRVLKVASRFSSRGLLFSVANRNDFMDELEDEFGLGASDGTELPFVTIRTRTGHKYTMREEFTRDGKSLESFLEDYFAGRLKRYIKSEPVPAKNNGPVKVVVADTFEEIVNDPEKDVLIEFYAPWCGHCKKLEPKYTELGEQLYGDPNIVIAKMDATANDVPQGYDVQGFPTIYFASAGRKDEPKRYEGAREVKDFINFLKREASKPLVLNGVKEEL; encoded by the exons ATGGATAATTCGATGTTGCGCGGGCTTTTATATGTGCTCGTATTTTGCGTGTTGGGCACGACAGCGCGTGGACGAAAAGATGTGCTCGAGCTCAAAGACGCCGACTTCGATTACCTCGCGCCCGAGCACGAGACCCTGCTCGTGAAGTTTTATGCACCATG gTGTGGCCATTGTAAGAAACTTGCCCCAGAGTTTGAAAGTGCTGCTACTCGTCTGAAGGGAACAGTAACTCTAGCCAAG GTTGACTGTACTGCTAATATAGAGATCTGTAAGCGCTATGGGGTCACTGGATACCCAACGCTCAAAATATTTCGTAACGGACAGGAATCATCATCGTATGATGGGCCTCGCTCTGCAG ATGGAATTGTAGACTATATGAAGAAGCAGGCAGGGCCTGACTCTATGCCACTTAATAGCGATTATGACTTGGAAAACTTTATTAACCACTTTGATGCCAGTGTAGTTG GGTTCTTCTCAGGCAGAGACAGCTCTCAACTGGCAGAGTTTCTTAAAGGAGCCAGTTTAATGAGGGACACTTTCCGATTTGCTCACACCACAGACCTTCAGCTGGGACACAAATATGATGTCAAATATGA ATCTGTACTTCTATTCAGACCCCCCAGACTGAGCAGCAAGTTTGAGGAGAGTGTCGTGCACCAAAGAGGACCAATGTCCATCACAGGCCTGCGTCGCTTTATCAGAGACAACAT TTTTGGACTCTGTCCCCACCTGACCAAGGAGAACAAGGATACATTGAGGAAAAGGGATTTGTTGACTGCGTACTATGACTTGGATTACCTTCTCAACCCCAAAGGCTCCAACTATTGGAGAAACAG AGTGTTGAAGGTTGCATCTCGGTTCAGTTCTCGGGGTCTGCTGTTCTCTGTGGCTAACCGTAATGACTTCATGGACGAGCTTGAAGATGAGTTTGGTCTGGGCGCGTCAGATGGGACCGAGCTGCCGTTTGTCACCATCAGGACACGAACAGGACACAAATACACCATGAGAGAGGAATTCAC ACGAGATGGGAAGTCTTTAGAGAGTTTTCTGGAAGACTATTTTGCTGGGCGACTGAAACGTTACATTAAATCTGAGCCTGTGCCTGCCAAAAACAATGGACCAGTCAAG GTGGTTGTGGCAGACACGTTTGAAGAGATAGTGAATGACCCAGAGAAAGACGTGCTTATCGAATTTTATGCACCGTGGTGCGGCCACTGTAAAAAACTGGAGCCCAAGTATACAGAGCTTGGAGAACAG CTATACGGTGATCCCAATATTGTAATTGCAAAGATGGACGCAACTGCCAACGATGTCCCACAGGGCTATGACGTACAAGG ATTTCCTACAATATATTTTGCCTCCGCTGGGCGAAAGGATGAGCCAAAAAGATATGAG GGAGCTCGTGAAGTGAAGGATTTTATCAACTTCCTGAAGCGCGAGGCATCTAAGCCTCTAGTCCTGAATGGAGTCAAAGAAGAACTGTGA